A portion of the Halobacillus ihumii genome contains these proteins:
- a CDS encoding cob(I)yrinic acid a,c-diamide adenosyltransferase: MRLYTKTGDKGQTSVIGGRVDKDDVRVEAYGTVDEANSFVGKARSELSDPRFADVQEELEKVQHELFDCGSDLANKKSNRPFKLQEESVEWLEQRMDDYIKQSPELERFILPGGSPAASTLHIARTVTRRAERLVVSLQKIETIHPVCLTYLNRLSDYFFALARYVNMVLETKDVEYIRSAKVFRSVKKKSKGEE, translated from the coding sequence ATGAGATTATATACAAAAACAGGTGACAAAGGACAAACGAGTGTGATTGGCGGACGAGTAGATAAAGATGATGTACGTGTAGAAGCTTATGGAACAGTTGATGAGGCGAATAGTTTTGTCGGGAAAGCTCGTTCAGAGTTGAGCGATCCCCGTTTTGCGGATGTTCAAGAGGAGCTTGAGAAAGTACAGCATGAACTATTCGACTGTGGCAGTGATTTGGCAAATAAAAAATCAAACAGGCCTTTCAAGCTTCAGGAGGAAAGCGTTGAGTGGCTCGAGCAGCGCATGGATGATTACATAAAACAGTCTCCTGAGTTGGAACGATTTATTTTGCCGGGGGGATCCCCTGCAGCATCAACACTACACATTGCCCGCACGGTTACCAGACGTGCCGAGCGTCTTGTCGTTTCTCTGCAAAAAATTGAAACTATTCATCCTGTCTGCTTAACTTATTTAAATCGGCTTTCTGATTATTTCTTCGCATTAGCACGTTATGTGAACATGGTCCTTGAAACGAAGGATGTGGAGTACATTCGCAGTGCAAAAGTTTTTCGGTCTGTGAAGAAAAAATCAAAAGGTGAAGAGTAA
- a CDS encoding FecCD family ABC transporter permease, whose amino-acid sequence MNKPLAYIGSFMILIGAWLAGVAVGSVPIPLPVIIGAIAEAVSPYQSTIDPINISIIVDVRLPRVVLAGLVGASLAIAGASFQGLLQNPLADPYTLGVSSGASVGAVLVLFVGFSFPVFSAFTLPIVSISTAVLTLLFVIVFARMLDRTLSIETLILTGIVMGSFLGSVISLMIALTGEELRQIVGWLLGSVAMRGWNHVGLLFPFFAVGVLLLLTQGQELNAMSLGEERARQLGVPTEKRKTLILLAASILTGAAVAVSGTIGFVGLVVPHICRRLFGTDHRHLIPLSLINGATFLILADLISRTIIAPAELPIGVITSLIGAPIFAFILYQQRKKGASV is encoded by the coding sequence ATGAATAAACCGTTGGCTTATATAGGGAGTTTTATGATTTTAATAGGCGCTTGGCTGGCCGGCGTGGCCGTTGGCAGTGTGCCTATTCCGCTCCCTGTCATTATCGGGGCTATAGCAGAAGCGGTTAGTCCTTATCAATCAACCATTGACCCTATAAACATCAGTATTATTGTAGATGTTCGCCTTCCGCGTGTCGTGTTAGCTGGATTAGTGGGTGCCTCCCTAGCTATAGCTGGAGCATCCTTCCAAGGGCTGCTGCAAAATCCATTAGCGGACCCTTATACACTAGGTGTATCTTCAGGTGCCTCAGTTGGGGCGGTGTTGGTGTTATTTGTAGGCTTTTCTTTCCCGGTTTTCTCAGCTTTTACGCTTCCTATTGTCAGTATCAGTACGGCAGTCCTTACTCTGCTTTTTGTTATTGTTTTTGCACGCATGCTTGATCGCACGCTTTCTATTGAGACGTTGATACTGACAGGGATTGTCATGGGTTCTTTCCTTGGCTCGGTTATTTCACTCATGATTGCCTTGACTGGAGAAGAACTTCGGCAAATTGTCGGCTGGCTCCTCGGAAGTGTTGCGATGCGGGGATGGAATCATGTTGGGTTACTGTTCCCCTTTTTTGCGGTTGGGGTGTTGCTTCTGTTGACTCAGGGACAGGAATTAAATGCTATGTCCTTAGGGGAAGAACGGGCCAGACAGCTTGGTGTTCCTACGGAAAAGAGGAAAACACTAATATTATTAGCTGCTTCGATCCTAACGGGGGCAGCAGTTGCGGTATCTGGAACCATTGGTTTTGTTGGTCTAGTCGTCCCTCATATTTGCCGGCGGCTTTTCGGTACGGACCATCGGCATCTTATTCCGTTGTCCTTGATTAATGGAGCGACCTTCTTAATACTGGCGGACCTTATATCCCGAACAATAATTGCCCCTGCTGAGCTGCCAATCGGGGTGATTACTTCTCTTATAGGAGCGCCAATTTTTGCTTTTATTCTTTATCAACAGAGGAAAAAGGGGGCGAGTGTATGA
- the cobD gene encoding threonine-phosphate decarboxylase CobD, translating into MNWPSHGANPHYLTDPLRLPKVTHDFSVNVNPLGPPPWLQEKWSDFFELITDYPDPHNEDLRQTIARKEGVSAKQVLVGNGASELLSLIGRVFAGKKLLIVEPTFSEYRTIAKANQCTIDSIFLTESEGWELPVERIKSKLRDADLVMICNPNNPTGIAYKQSGLVDLLGELEKREISLLIDEAFYDFVHNEPSLIQDVNKFSNLIILRSLTKMYCIPGIRIGYLAGSEKMVERFAAHQPTWSVNALAQQVAMLCLNDDTYRQETRELIHSEKERIFPRLQNLAFTVSNTEVNYYLLGGFPSLSDTLLPFLLKNRVAARHTHNFPGLDGDYVRIAVRTQQENDYLLDLLERWVRT; encoded by the coding sequence TTGAACTGGCCGTCACATGGAGCTAATCCGCACTATTTAACAGACCCATTACGGCTCCCAAAAGTTACCCATGATTTTAGCGTGAACGTGAATCCACTAGGGCCTCCCCCGTGGCTGCAGGAAAAATGGAGTGATTTTTTCGAGCTCATAACAGATTATCCGGACCCTCATAACGAAGACTTACGTCAGACCATTGCACGGAAGGAGGGGGTTTCGGCGAAGCAAGTCCTAGTTGGGAACGGTGCATCTGAATTGCTTAGCTTAATTGGGCGAGTGTTTGCTGGCAAAAAGCTATTGATTGTTGAACCGACTTTTTCAGAATACCGAACGATTGCAAAGGCGAATCAATGTACCATCGATTCTATTTTTCTAACAGAGTCAGAAGGGTGGGAATTGCCTGTAGAACGGATCAAATCGAAGCTTCGTGACGCAGACCTCGTGATGATTTGCAATCCCAATAATCCTACAGGCATCGCTTACAAACAAAGTGGATTGGTTGACTTGCTGGGTGAGTTGGAAAAAAGAGAGATTTCACTGTTAATCGATGAAGCATTTTATGATTTTGTTCACAACGAACCATCACTTATTCAGGATGTGAACAAATTCTCTAACCTAATTATTTTGCGTTCACTGACAAAGATGTACTGTATTCCGGGGATAAGAATCGGCTACCTTGCTGGCTCTGAGAAGATGGTTGAAAGGTTCGCGGCCCACCAACCGACGTGGAGCGTTAACGCCCTGGCGCAGCAGGTGGCTATGCTATGTCTCAACGATGATACTTACCGGCAGGAGACGAGAGAGCTCATACATAGCGAGAAAGAACGGATTTTCCCTCGGCTTCAGAACCTGGCTTTTACTGTATCAAATACTGAGGTGAACTACTATTTATTAGGAGGATTTCCGTCCTTGAGTGACACGTTGCTCCCTTTTTTATTGAAAAACCGAGTGGCGGCCCGGCACACACATAATTTCCCGGGCTTAGATGGGGATTACGTGCGAATAGCGGTCCGCACGCAACAGGAGAATGACTACTTGCTGGATCTTCTTGAAAGGTGGGTGCGAACATGA
- a CDS encoding ATPase produces MGQPLFISVDKERELVIATDNAGGIGSKTDDIVHVPYETVAESLFRVSFMDCLAVGAAPFAVTISNFVGDEVWDELEQTVRNLGHSLGYTLDITGSTESNMALSQSAISLSILGWVETSEKRIGISPEMSGVALIGKPLVGEEVLAHPEKIAPLELFVEVSKQKWVYEILPVGSKGIQQSIQELKQRNGWKNRGLDIPFDEKASGGPSTSFMITFDKQYKDELVHLAGKYKLSIE; encoded by the coding sequence ATGGGACAGCCTTTGTTTATCTCAGTTGATAAGGAACGTGAGCTAGTCATTGCCACTGATAACGCAGGGGGGATCGGTTCAAAAACCGATGATATTGTTCACGTTCCTTATGAAACCGTGGCAGAGTCTTTATTTCGTGTATCGTTTATGGATTGTTTAGCAGTAGGGGCAGCTCCGTTTGCTGTCACTATCAGTAATTTTGTTGGCGACGAAGTATGGGATGAGCTTGAACAAACCGTTAGAAACCTTGGTCATTCACTTGGGTACACTCTGGATATTACCGGAAGTACTGAATCGAATATGGCACTGAGTCAGTCGGCGATCAGCTTATCTATATTGGGGTGGGTTGAAACTAGTGAAAAGAGAATCGGTATTTCCCCGGAAATGAGCGGTGTGGCGCTCATTGGGAAACCGCTTGTTGGGGAAGAGGTACTAGCACACCCTGAGAAAATTGCTCCGCTTGAATTGTTTGTAGAAGTGAGTAAGCAAAAATGGGTATATGAGATTTTACCTGTTGGTTCAAAGGGCATCCAGCAAAGTATCCAGGAATTGAAACAAAGAAATGGCTGGAAAAATAGGGGTTTAGACATTCCTTTTGATGAAAAAGCTTCTGGCGGACCATCGACTAGTTTTATGATTACCTTTGATAAGCAATATAAGGATGAACTAGTTCATTTAGCTGGTAAATACAAGCTTTCTATTGAATAA
- a CDS encoding bifunctional adenosylcobinamide kinase/adenosylcobinamide-phosphate guanylyltransferase has product MMAFICGGVRSGKTSYAEKRTLESKLPYLHYLATGVVTDSEMHERVTRHQKDRRQSLRSWKTWEQPTAIGKLSFTGDDAILIDCLTTWVMNEMLEQEDKEPDDMISFLIEQLDRLITAAGEVYMISNDLSRDFLSDNEMVRDYLYILGSIHKYVVKQSDQAIEMVFGRPVYHKGGEA; this is encoded by the coding sequence ATGATGGCCTTTATCTGTGGAGGTGTAAGGAGTGGAAAAACAAGTTACGCCGAGAAGCGTACACTGGAGTCAAAGCTGCCCTATCTCCATTACTTGGCTACGGGAGTAGTAACAGATTCTGAGATGCATGAGCGGGTAACCCGCCATCAAAAAGACCGTCGTCAAAGTCTTCGGTCGTGGAAGACATGGGAACAACCGACGGCTATCGGCAAGCTTTCGTTTACGGGAGATGACGCGATATTGATTGACTGCCTTACTACATGGGTCATGAATGAAATGCTGGAGCAGGAGGACAAGGAGCCGGATGATATGATTAGTTTTTTAATTGAACAGCTTGATCGACTTATTACCGCTGCTGGAGAAGTCTATATGATTTCAAACGATCTTAGCCGTGACTTTCTTTCTGACAACGAAATGGTACGCGACTACCTTTACATTCTTGGTTCGATACATAAATATGTTGTTAAGCAGTCCGATCAAGCTATCGAGATGGTATTTGGCCGGCCTGTTTACCACAAGGGGGGAGAGGCATGA
- a CDS encoding bifunctional adenosylcobinamide kinase/adenosylcobinamide-phosphate guanylyltransferase — translation MDFVTGGAYNGKLDWVIEDYDSDYTILKEGQIPATVGTSLLIVNNLEEMIQKDCTKPEEAADRLWEAFYYSLMGWERTDPARQLVMIGTDITGGIVPVQQRDRLWRDRTGFIYQQITNDAKRVFRLWFGISEQLK, via the coding sequence ATGGATTTTGTCACAGGTGGAGCATATAACGGCAAGCTAGATTGGGTCATAGAGGACTATGACAGCGATTACACAATTTTGAAAGAGGGACAGATACCTGCAACAGTGGGAACTTCCTTGCTGATCGTTAATAATCTGGAGGAAATGATTCAAAAGGATTGCACGAAGCCGGAAGAAGCAGCAGATCGACTCTGGGAGGCATTTTATTATTCATTGATGGGATGGGAACGAACTGATCCTGCCCGCCAGCTAGTGATGATTGGAACAGATATCACAGGAGGGATTGTTCCGGTGCAGCAGCGTGACCGTTTATGGAGAGATAGAACAGGATTTATTTATCAGCAAATCACAAATGATGCCAAGCGGGTCTTTCGATTGTGGTTTGGCATTTCTGAACAATTAAAATAG
- a CDS encoding adenosylcobinamide-GDP ribazoletransferase codes for MKNVSQGGLLALQFFSVFPVRRNIEPIPSVVRSCLIWLPVLGFIIGSLNALVFYGLESSTTWSLLSLVVFAIMVPAICSGGLHLDGLMDTGDAFFSYRDKPRRLEVMQDPRTGAFGVLVLLAAVILRFVFIYEAFLTDFLVIGFMIIIPLFSRGVMILLLGHTLSARNSGLSHFFQSHYTYKVTFAVTGLMFMTCAAVSLLSTSYFAISLVILLASLVALWGIRVWAIRSFGGITGDVCGATLEGMETYLWFIVLLCI; via the coding sequence ATGAAAAACGTAAGCCAAGGAGGGTTGCTTGCCCTGCAGTTTTTTTCTGTTTTCCCAGTAAGGAGAAATATTGAACCAATCCCGTCTGTCGTGCGTTCGTGTCTTATATGGCTGCCCGTTCTAGGCTTCATCATTGGATCGTTAAATGCGCTTGTTTTCTACGGGTTAGAATCCTCTACCACCTGGAGTCTATTGAGTTTAGTTGTTTTCGCAATCATGGTTCCTGCTATTTGCAGTGGAGGTCTTCATCTTGATGGATTGATGGATACAGGGGATGCTTTCTTTTCCTATCGGGACAAGCCCAGACGTTTAGAGGTGATGCAGGACCCACGTACAGGGGCGTTTGGGGTACTTGTCTTGTTGGCGGCGGTCATTTTACGTTTTGTATTTATATATGAAGCGTTTCTTACTGATTTTTTAGTGATCGGTTTTATGATCATCATTCCACTTTTCTCAAGAGGTGTGATGATTCTGCTGTTAGGACACACACTATCAGCTAGAAACAGCGGGTTAAGTCACTTTTTTCAAAGCCATTATACATACAAGGTAACGTTCGCGGTCACGGGACTCATGTTCATGACATGTGCTGCCGTGTCCCTTCTTTCAACCAGTTACTTTGCTATTAGCTTAGTTATTCTGTTGGCATCGTTAGTTGCTTTATGGGGAATCAGAGTTTGGGCTATACGATCATTTGGCGGAATAACCGGAGATGTTTGCGGTGCTACTCTAGAAGGAATGGAGACTTACTTATGGTTTATCGTGTTGTTATGTATTTGA
- a CDS encoding adenosylcobinamide amidohydrolase → MIQVTNMTGGYDAQPIVNDVDFQVNRGEFFGVVGPNGSGKTTLFKLMSGILPLWKGEVMVDQQPLEHYGRKQLARKIATLPQIQQSFFSYNVFETVMMGRYAYQSGFLKQPAERDKEVVRNVLEQTGLTEMSSLPLHQLSGGEKQRAYLAQALAQEPDILLLDEPTNHLDFSYQKQLLDEMKQLSLSDQLTVVSIFHDLNTAGLYCDRLLLMDHGKVIHLGKPEEVIQKSLLEQVYHSSIAVHANPTVSSPQMNLLPSYASDDKRTTITPELVKATEEKVIVSTCKPLKTFSSALMGGGFGWYRNFVNCHVDKSFTCGSPDQFLVGRCQQWGLAEQDTLAMMTAAYLPDYSELFFKGDGVSILIVVTAGLGNAVDVVYGEKHVETNNPGTINTWIFVEGNLSEQAFIQGIVTATEAKTKAISDCGIKDPLTNTGATGTSTDSMMIASTQTGKSLEYAGPITLLGSKIGRMSYEATKEAIERYLERMSRS, encoded by the coding sequence ATGATTCAGGTAACGAACATGACAGGGGGATATGACGCGCAGCCGATTGTTAATGATGTCGACTTTCAAGTCAACCGTGGTGAGTTTTTTGGCGTGGTTGGTCCTAATGGAAGTGGAAAAACAACCTTATTTAAATTGATGAGTGGAATTCTTCCATTGTGGAAAGGAGAAGTGATGGTTGACCAGCAGCCACTTGAACACTATGGCCGTAAACAGCTGGCCAGGAAAATAGCAACCCTGCCCCAGATTCAACAGAGCTTCTTTTCCTATAATGTTTTTGAAACCGTGATGATGGGGCGTTATGCTTATCAATCTGGTTTCTTAAAACAGCCTGCGGAACGGGATAAGGAAGTCGTCCGGAATGTGCTCGAACAAACGGGACTAACGGAAATGAGTTCGCTTCCTCTCCATCAATTAAGTGGAGGAGAAAAACAGCGTGCTTATTTGGCTCAAGCCCTGGCTCAGGAACCGGATATTCTGCTGTTAGATGAACCCACGAACCACCTTGACTTTAGTTATCAAAAGCAGCTGTTGGATGAAATGAAACAGCTGTCTTTATCGGATCAGTTGACAGTTGTCTCCATTTTCCACGATTTAAATACTGCTGGTCTTTATTGTGATCGATTGTTATTGATGGATCATGGAAAGGTGATTCATCTAGGTAAACCAGAGGAAGTCATTCAAAAGTCTTTACTTGAGCAAGTCTATCATTCTTCCATTGCCGTTCACGCCAATCCGACGGTATCAAGCCCGCAAATGAACTTGCTTCCAAGTTATGCTTCAGATGACAAAAGAACTACCATAACACCTGAACTTGTGAAAGCCACGGAGGAAAAGGTTATCGTAAGTACATGCAAGCCGCTTAAAACCTTTTCCTCTGCTCTCATGGGGGGAGGATTTGGCTGGTATCGGAATTTCGTGAACTGTCATGTAGATAAAAGTTTTACTTGTGGTTCTCCTGACCAATTCCTAGTAGGAAGGTGTCAACAATGGGGCCTGGCTGAGCAGGATACTTTAGCGATGATGACAGCAGCTTACCTGCCTGATTATTCAGAGCTGTTTTTCAAGGGAGACGGTGTTTCAATATTGATTGTAGTTACAGCTGGACTAGGTAATGCAGTAGATGTTGTTTACGGGGAGAAGCATGTGGAGACGAACAATCCGGGGACTATAAACACATGGATCTTCGTTGAGGGCAATCTGTCTGAACAAGCATTTATTCAGGGTATCGTAACAGCGACGGAAGCGAAAACGAAGGCTATTTCAGATTGTGGAATTAAAGATCCACTGACTAATACAGGAGCAACAGGAACTTCCACCGACAGCATGATGATAGCAAGTACTCAAACTGGAAAGAGTCTGGAATATGCCGGTCCAATCACTTTATTAGGAAGCAAAATTGGGCGGATGAGTTATGAAGCAACAAAAGAAGCCATTGAACGTTATTTGGAAAGAATGAGTCGTTCATGA
- a CDS encoding histidine phosphatase family protein, whose protein sequence is MVYRVVMYLIRHGETPSNGQGRYIGWRNEHMSQQGLSQVNRIKSRLPLFKKVYASDLGRCVETAAILSGSTGTTKKLREYHFGDFDGRTYEELKTQTGYQQWLNNMEKVTPPGGESLPQFKDRIMYFFSEILNDHSHTDEPIAVVTHGGVIRTMLHHWSKHSGSMWDWPIAPGEAYKVLLEKEGDQWILSQVEHITAS, encoded by the coding sequence ATGGTTTATCGTGTTGTTATGTATTTGATTCGTCACGGAGAGACGCCATCAAATGGACAGGGGCGCTATATAGGGTGGCGAAATGAGCACATGTCACAGCAAGGACTCAGCCAAGTGAACAGGATCAAGTCACGTCTTCCTCTATTTAAAAAAGTGTACGCAAGTGATCTTGGCCGATGTGTAGAAACAGCAGCCATCCTTTCTGGATCAACTGGAACAACTAAGAAGTTGAGAGAATACCATTTTGGTGATTTTGATGGGCGTACATACGAAGAATTGAAGACCCAAACTGGCTATCAGCAATGGCTCAATAATATGGAAAAGGTCACCCCTCCAGGAGGAGAAAGTCTTCCTCAGTTTAAAGATCGCATCATGTACTTTTTTTCTGAAATACTGAATGATCATAGCCATACTGACGAGCCTATTGCGGTTGTGACTCATGGAGGAGTGATTCGAACGATGCTTCACCACTGGTCGAAGCATTCAGGATCGATGTGGGACTGGCCGATAGCACCTGGGGAAGCGTATAAAGTGCTGCTGGAGAAGGAGGGAGATCAATGGATTTTGTCACAGGTGGAGCATATAACGGCAAGCTAG
- the cbiB gene encoding adenosylcobinamide-phosphate synthase CbiB, with amino-acid sequence MTHLIALSCAFLLDIWLGDPRWLPHPVRMIGNLIQFFENRWNKGKFRRFKGMVMVLIVCGAVYVMTWLVMTLSYHVHVVLGAAIESLLIWTTIALRGLKEASQEVYEPLMESNFTRARHKLSMIVGRDTEHLDESEIARGTVETVAENTSDGITAPLLFAFLGGAPFAMLYRAVNTCDSMVGYRHDRFYLFGWASARLDDVLNLIPARLTSVLLLLVEKTHFQTKKEAMTLLFLHSKRHPSPNSGWGEAVFAILLGIQLGGENRYFGEASFRPTIGIPYKKMGAEHIKAAQNYMMRAALYILTLLWIGGAAIELAVTWS; translated from the coding sequence ATCACACATCTTATTGCTTTAAGCTGCGCATTTTTACTGGATATCTGGCTGGGTGACCCGCGGTGGCTGCCACATCCTGTCCGGATGATAGGAAATTTGATCCAATTTTTTGAAAATCGATGGAATAAAGGAAAGTTTCGACGCTTTAAAGGGATGGTTATGGTTCTAATCGTATGTGGTGCAGTCTATGTCATGACATGGCTTGTTATGACACTCAGCTATCATGTTCATGTCGTGCTCGGTGCAGCCATAGAGTCTCTATTGATTTGGACAACGATCGCATTAAGAGGTTTGAAAGAAGCATCACAGGAGGTGTATGAGCCGCTAATGGAGTCCAACTTTACCCGTGCGCGCCATAAATTATCGATGATTGTTGGCAGAGATACCGAACATCTAGATGAATCCGAAATAGCGAGAGGTACAGTTGAGACAGTGGCTGAAAACACAAGTGACGGTATAACAGCACCACTTCTGTTTGCCTTTCTTGGGGGTGCACCGTTTGCTATGCTGTATCGTGCCGTGAACACATGTGACTCAATGGTCGGGTACCGGCACGATCGATTTTACCTTTTTGGCTGGGCTTCAGCTCGATTGGACGATGTGTTGAATTTGATTCCAGCCCGGCTGACATCGGTGTTGCTTTTATTAGTAGAGAAAACTCATTTTCAAACGAAGAAAGAAGCTATGACGTTATTGTTCCTTCATTCCAAGCGTCATCCCAGTCCGAATAGCGGCTGGGGCGAAGCAGTATTTGCTATTTTATTAGGCATTCAACTTGGCGGGGAAAATCGTTATTTTGGCGAAGCATCGTTTAGACCTACGATTGGCATCCCTTATAAGAAGATGGGGGCTGAACATATTAAAGCCGCTCAAAACTATATGATGCGAGCTGCTCTTTATATTTTGACATTACTATGGATAGGAGGTGCCGCCATTGAACTGGCCGTCACATGGAGCTAA
- a CDS encoding cobyric acid synthase, with the protein MKGVMIQGTASNVGKSWIATGLCRALVNRGIRVAPFKSQNMSNNSYVTVNSQEIGRAQGVQAEAARVEATVDMNPILLKPTNDQRAEVIIHGVSQASWSGSDYRSHWYDKGKLAIQQSVQHLEDHYDVLVIEGAGSPVEINLNDRELVNMSVADQIDVPVILVADIDRGGVFASIAGTLALLPEKHRQRVKGLIVNKFRGERSLFENGVDWLENYTGIPVLGVLPYLEDHGIEGEDSLTVQSTSAKRESFLDIAVIHWPYLSNETDITPLTQEEDVSIRYVRSGYQLGEPDALILPGTRSTIEDYLACQENGLTAAIKDYAEQGGVIIGICGGYQILSDVMYRDEADTQGVKGIGVFPLFTTFVKNKQTIRVNGHIHEASGYSPVPMSGYEIHLGRTAGSITHPFLQLNDGPEGISLDQGRLVGTYLHDCFYNDAWRTEWLNRLRLRANLPEQPIVRSGKREERYNNLADHLETYLNMDKVLEMIEGNGL; encoded by the coding sequence ATGAAGGGTGTAATGATTCAAGGAACGGCTTCTAATGTAGGAAAAAGTTGGATTGCTACAGGGTTATGCCGAGCACTCGTAAATCGGGGCATACGGGTTGCTCCCTTCAAATCACAGAATATGTCTAACAATTCTTATGTCACTGTAAATAGCCAAGAAATTGGACGCGCACAAGGTGTTCAGGCTGAAGCAGCCCGGGTTGAAGCAACCGTTGATATGAATCCCATTTTACTTAAACCTACAAATGATCAGCGTGCTGAAGTAATAATCCATGGAGTCAGTCAAGCTTCTTGGTCGGGGTCAGACTACCGAAGCCACTGGTATGATAAAGGCAAGCTGGCTATTCAGCAGTCTGTACAACATTTGGAAGATCACTATGATGTTTTAGTGATTGAAGGAGCCGGAAGCCCCGTTGAAATTAATCTGAATGACCGTGAGTTGGTGAATATGTCGGTTGCAGATCAGATTGACGTGCCCGTTATTTTAGTTGCGGATATAGACCGGGGCGGGGTGTTTGCCAGCATTGCCGGGACACTGGCGTTATTGCCTGAGAAGCATCGGCAGCGTGTAAAGGGATTAATCGTTAACAAGTTTCGAGGAGAACGCTCTTTGTTTGAAAATGGGGTAGATTGGCTTGAAAACTATACAGGCATTCCTGTGTTGGGTGTGCTGCCTTATTTAGAAGATCATGGAATCGAGGGAGAAGATTCATTAACGGTTCAATCTACCTCGGCCAAAAGAGAATCGTTTTTAGATATCGCTGTGATTCACTGGCCCTATCTATCAAATGAAACTGACATAACCCCACTCACTCAAGAGGAGGACGTGTCGATCCGTTATGTACGATCCGGCTATCAGCTGGGTGAACCAGATGCGCTTATTTTGCCAGGAACGCGTAGCACGATTGAAGACTATCTTGCTTGTCAGGAAAACGGACTGACTGCAGCCATTAAGGATTATGCAGAGCAAGGAGGAGTGATCATTGGAATTTGCGGCGGTTATCAGATCCTATCTGATGTCATGTACCGCGATGAAGCAGATACACAGGGGGTGAAGGGAATTGGTGTATTTCCTCTCTTTACAACTTTTGTGAAAAACAAACAGACCATCCGAGTGAACGGACACATTCATGAGGCAAGCGGCTATTCCCCAGTTCCTATGTCTGGTTATGAGATCCACCTTGGTCGAACGGCTGGGTCGATTACACATCCGTTTCTTCAATTAAATGATGGACCTGAAGGAATCAGCCTTGATCAAGGACGTTTAGTAGGTACTTATCTACATGACTGCTTTTACAACGATGCATGGCGTACAGAATGGTTAAACCGGCTGCGACTCCGTGCCAACCTGCCTGAACAGCCGATAGTTCGCTCAGGGAAGCGTGAGGAGCGTTACAACAATTTGGCTGATCATTTGGAAACGTACCTTAACATGGATAAAGTCCTTGAAATGATAGAGGGGAATGGCCTATGA